The sequence below is a genomic window from Acetivibrio clariflavus DSM 19732.
GTATATCAAGGAGAATAGAAGATGAAGAGGAAAGAGCAAAATTAAAAAAAATAGCCGAAAAGATAAAGCCCAAGAATATGGGGTTGATTGTCCGGACTGTTTCTGAGGGGAAAAGAGAGGAAGACTTTAAAAATGATATTAATTTTTTGGTTAAATTGTGGGAAAAAATAAAGAAGAGCGAACAGAGCGGTCCTGTACCCCGGTGTATTCACAGGGATTTAAATATTATTTACAGAGCTGTCAGAGATATGTTTACCTGGAACATAGATAAATTTATTATAAATGACCGGCAGGAATACTATAAAGTATTGGAACTTGTAGAGATGACTTCACCGGCTCTGAAGCTAAGAGTAGAATATTTTAATAAGAATATTGATTTATACCAGTATTATCAGATAGATTCCATGATAGAAAAGGCCCTTGCCAAGAAAGTGTGGCTTAAATGCGGAGGATATATTATTATTGAGAGGACGGAGGCACTTACAGTTATAGATGTAAATACGGGGAAATATGTAGGGAATAATAATCTTGAGGAAACGGTGCTGAGAACAAATTTAGATGCTGCAAAAGAGATTGCCAAACAGCTCAGGCTAAGGGATATTGGCGGAATAATAATAATAATTGATTTTATTGATATGCATGAACCGGAACATCAGAAGCTGATTATCGAGACGCTGAAGCAGGCACTTAAGAAAGATCGCACAAAGACAACAGTGGTGGGAATGACAGGACTTGGACTTATTGAAATGACCAGAAAAAAAGTAAGAGAAGGTTTGGCCTCAATAATGTTATGCGATTGCCCTGTATGTGAAGGTTCAGGCAAGATACTTTCTCCCGAATCGGTAGCCAGAAATGTTGAAAAAGAAATCAACAGATATCTTACAGAAACAATAGCCAATGCAATTCAGGTTGAAGTACATCCGACGGTTGCAAGAGTATTATTGGGTGAAAACGGGGATAATATTAAGAGAATAGAGAGTACATTTAATAAAAAAATTGTTATAAAGGAGTCTGATGAAGTTAACAGTCAGGAAATTAAGATAAAGGAGATTGACATAGATTCATTATTGTGATAAAATTGCGTGGTAGCCGCACAGTGTAGGCTGTAAAATGCAGTATATTTTATACTGCTGCCTTTGCTGGCGAGACTGGTTAGGGAGGTGTGTAGCATGTACGCAATTATCGAGACAGGTGGTAAGCAGTACAAAGTTCAGGAAGGAGAGGTTCTTTTCATTGAGAAATTAGCTCAGGAAGAAGGCTCTTCTGTGACTTTTGACAAAGTTGTGGCTGTTTCAAGTGGAGATAAGGTTGAGTTTGGTGCTCCTTATGTTTCCGGGGCAAAAGTTCAGGCTAAAGTGCTTAACCATGGTAAAGACAAAAAAATAATTGTTTTCAAGTACAAGCCTAAGAAAGGCTATAGAAGAAAACAAGGCCACAGACAACCTTATACAAAAGTACAAATCGAAAAGATAAATGCTTAAGGTAATTTATTGATATGATTACTGTAAATATAGTAAGAGATAAAAGTGGATTTATTTGGCAGTATATAGTGGATGGGCATGCAGGATATGACGAAGCGGGAAAAGACATTATATGTGCTGCGGTTACTGCAGTAGCCTATACGGGAATAAATGCACTTATGGAATTGGCAGGAATTAAAAGCTACGGCTTAGAGAACGGATATATGATTTGTTCCGTACCTACTGACATTTCACCGGAATTGAAGGAAAAAGTCAGTATAATACTTGAGACCGTAGCAGTTGGTTTCAAACAGTTGGAGTTATCTTATGGAGATTATGTAACGGTTTTGGATGAGGAGGTGTAACCTATGATTAAAGTTGATTTGCAGCTTTTTGCACATAAAAAGGGAGTTGGAAGCTCCAGGAACGGACGTGACAGCGAATCGAAAAGGCTTGGAGTAAAAAAAGGTGATGGTCAGCCGGTTTTAGCTGGGAACATCATTGTTAGACAGAGAGGAACAAAGATTCATCCAGGTCTTAATGTAGGTAGAGGCAGCGATGATACTTTGTTTGCATTGGTAGACGGTAAAGTTAAGTTCTCAAGATTAGGTAAGGACAGAAAACAGGTAAGCGTTATTCCGGTTTAACGGAAAATGCAGCTTCTATTTATAAAACATTACAAGACCAGTGGAAATCCCGGCAAGTGCCGGGATTTTAGTTTTATTGCTTGTGCTTTTGAGTTAATAGATAGAGGAAAATTAGAGGACTAAAGTCTCAGAATTTTTATTTGTTAATTAGAAATACTATAATAATGTAGTGAAGAACTGAATGTTCTTGAAACTGCTTTTTGATTTTGAGAAATTTTTAAAGCATCTATTGAAAAACATTGGCAATGGAGTTGAAATAAATGTTTATTGACAGTGCAAGAATTTATATTAAAGCTGGAGACGGCGGGAATGGTGCGGTATCTTTTCATAGGGAAAAATACATAGCTAAAGGCGGCCCGGACGGTGGAGACGGCGGTAAAGGCGGAGATGTTATATTTGTTGCCGATGAAGGTTTAAGAACTTTGCAGGATTTCCGCTATAAAAGAAAGTATATAGCCGAATCGGGTGAAAACGGAGGTTCGTCCAACTGTTCCGGACGCAGCGGTGAAGACTTGATAATAAAAGTGCCAGTAGGCACAATTATAAAAGAAGAGACAACGGGACGTATAATTGCCGATCTTGTGACTCCAGGACAAAAAGTTGTGGTGGCAAAAGGAGGAAAAGGCGGAGCGGGAAACCAGCATTTTGCAACTCCTACCAGACAAGTACCTAATTTTGCCAAAAGCGGCGAGCCGGGGGAAGAGTTTTATGCTGTTTTAGAGTTAAAGCTTTTGGCTGATGTCGGACTTATTGGATATCCTAATGTTGGAAAATCCACAATCCTTTCAATGGTATCTGCGGCAAGACCTAAAATTGCAAATTACCATTTTACCACTATAGACCCTAACCTTGGAGTCGTAAGAGTTGATGAAGGTAAAAGCTTTGTTATGGCGGATATACCTGGTTTGATTGAAGGGGCTCATGAAGGAGTGGGGCTGGGCCATAAATTTTTGAAGCATGTGGAAAGAACCAGAATGCTTATTCATGTTGTTGATATATCCGGTTCTGAGGGAAGGGATCCTATAAGGGATTTTGAAATTATAAATGATGAATTGAAGAAGTACAGTGAAAAGCTTTTCGAAAGGTTGCAGGTAATTGCCGCTAATAAAATAGACATTACCGGAGCTGAGGAAAACCTTGAAATCTTTACAAAAGAGATGAATGCCAGAGGATATGAGGTTTTTCCCATTTCTGCTGCAACAGGACAAGGTCTTAAAGAACTGATTTACTATGTTTCGCAAAAACTGGATGAATTGCCTAACACCGTATTGACCGATGATACTGCGGAGGAAGTGGTATATACAGCAGAGGAAGAGGAACCTTTCAAAGTATACAGGGAAAATGATGTTTATGTCGTTGAGGGCAATTGGGTGCGAAAATTGGTAAACTCAACGAATTTTGACGATTATGAGTCTCTTCAGTATTTCCAGAGGGCAATCAGGAGAAAAGGAGTTGTGGAGGCCCTTGAAAATTTGGGTATAAATGAGGGAGATACTGTGAGAATGTATGACTTGGAGTTTGAATACTTCAGATAATAGTTTAAATTAGAAATTAAATTTACTATACCGGAGTTCGTTCTTATGCTGCAGTTTTTAATGCCGGAGTAGCTGCATTTTAAGCGTGCATGGGAATAAAGAACTACTGGACAAACATACTTTTGATAATGTAAAATATATATATAACAAACTGTATTAAAAAATGAAGGAGTAAAAGTAAGAGTTATGGAATGCTTGAAATGTGAAAATTGCAAAACCGGCAGTGCAGCATATTTCTGCCCGATGAAAAATGACTTTGTACTGAATGTGGAGGCAACATCACAAGTTATTGAAAAAAGCAGGACGGGATGGAAAAAAGGACAGCCTAATTACGAGGTTCATAGAAGGCGAAGTCGAAAAGAGGTTGAAGTGTAAATATGGATTGAGGTGCGAAAATATCGAAGGGATAGAATCTTCTATCCCTATTATTACGTCTGAAAATAGAGAATGGCAGGATTTTATTATATAATTTAAATGAAACGGTCAATACTAATTAACTGTAAATAATTTTATATTGGAGGAGAAGGGAATAGATGTTGACAGGGAAACAACGCAGTTATTTAAGAAGTCTCGCAAATAACATTGAACCTATATTTCAGGTGGGTAAAGGCGGAATCAATGAAAACATGGTGAAGCAATTTAATGAGGCATTGGAAGCCAGAGAACTTATCAAAGTTTCAGTGCTGAAAAATTCAGCCGATGACATCCGTACAATTTGTAATGAGGCAGCTGAATTAACCGGTTCGGAAATAGTGCAGGTTATTGGCAATAAATTTGTGTTGTATAAGGAGTCAAAGGAGAATAAGGTTTTGGAGTTGCCGTAATACCCAATACAAGTTCATTAAAATGTTAAATAATATAAAAATTCGGGCTATATAAGCCCTTTTTTGATTTGTTTTTAATCTCTTTTTTTCATAAGACTTGCAAGTATTTCCTCATAAATTTGATGAGAATACTTTTTCCAGTTTTCGCAGATAGTATTGCAGTCGCTTTTGGTACCTACAGATATCTCTAAATCTATGAGTGAAAAGTTATCTTCATGCACCTGGCATTTAACGATAAATTCGTTTTCGCTTTCGGGTTTGTATTCGGCCCTGACTAAAGTTTCGTTTTTAATTCTTTTTCTTATTTCGGTTATACTTCTGTCAATATTATTTTTAATGCCTATAGGAATATGATTTATAAAATAGTCAAGGATTTGTTTTCCGGCAGGTGTTATTGTATAAAAGGTTTTGTTGTCTTTGACTTCGGCAGATAAATACTCAAGCTCACACAATTCGTTTAAAAATTGTTGAAAAATAAAATAGTTCATAAATTGATTTTCAAGAATTATCTTTGTAATTTGCAAATTGCTTATAGGCATCTTTGCCATATCTATAATATAAAGGAGAATAAGCTTATTTTCAGCAAGTTCTTTATTTTTTAATGCACTCATTAAAATACCTCCGCAATATCAAAAAAATTACCGTTGCCTTTTAGCATTGCAAATTTTCTATCAGTTATTTTGTGTATGTGTTTTATGAATTCATATAGTCTATATAGAAAACACTATTCTATATTATAGCACAATTATAACACAGTTAATTTGTATAAGCTATATTGCCCGCGTTGGTTTGGGGAAATTATTGTAAATATTAGTATTTGATAAGCATACCGGTAATATGCTAATATATAACTGCAGCAGAAATTGCGATGATGTCTAATATATTTCATTTCATATAGAAGGAGATAGGTATTTTGGAATTCGTCAAGGAACTGGAAATGAATTTAAAACAAAATGGTGCAACTTTAGTTGGTTACTCCAATGTATACGAAAATCTTCCTGAAAATTTAAAAGAATTAAAATTTGCTATAACAATTGTTGTAAGACTTTCCGATTTTATTATTGATGAGATAACTGATAAACCTACTTATACTTACTTTCATCACTATAGGGCTGTAAATGCACTTATTGACCAAATTACCCTTAGGGGAATGCTTTTAATTCAGGATAAAGGATATAAGGCTTTGGCAGTGCCTGCTTCTCAGACAGTTAATGATGTTAAAGATAAGTATTCAGGGATATTTCCTCACAAAACTGCAGCAGTAAAGGCAGGCTTGGGATGGATTGGGAAAAGTGGACTTTTTATAAGTTCACAATATGGTCCAAGGGTTCGATTGGGTACCATACTTACCGATATGGAGATTGCTTGCAATAATGCTGTTATACCTAGCCAATGCGGTGACTGCAGCAAATGTGTTGAAAGCTGTCCTGCTATGGCTTTGAGTGGCAAAAGTTGGGTACAAGGCTGTGACAGGAGTGATATCGTTGATGCAAAGGCTTGTAGTGACTATATGAACTTGAATTTTAAGCATATAGGAAGAGGCTCGGTATGCGGTATATGTATGAAGATTTGCCCATGGCATGTATCCAAAAAATAAGATATAATATAATTGATATTTGTTATTTTTGAAGATTTTCTCAAAATTGGCACTTTAGAAAAATAAACTTTGGACGATAAAAAATACAGATGGCTTGAATATTTTATGGCGAACTTTTTACTCTCTGTTGATAGTATCTTAAGCTAATTATTCCGATAAATAATATATTACTATATACAGGAGATATCGCACTATGAAAAGAGTTCTTTTGATTAATGACAGTAAGCTCGAAAATGCAATAATGAAAGATATGCTAAGTTCTATCAATTATGAGGTCAGTACAACCGACGAATATCATGCAATAAAAGCAGTACAGGATTTTTGCCCTGATTATATAATAACAAATTATATTATGAAGGAAATTAACGGAGATCAATTGGCAGCAGTAATAAAAGTACAATATCCCAATGTAAAATGTATAATATCGTCGAGCAATCCAATTGATATTGGTAATTTTGACCGAAAGAAGATAAATGCGGTAATTAAAACCCCTATAGACAGGAACGAATTAAAAAGAGTTTTAGAAAACGTTTCAAATGAAAATGCAGCAAAGCAAGTTGATTCTGAAGCTATCGAATCCAATAAGCATTGCAATAAGTGCGGAAAGTTATTGGATTTTAATTTTGGTACCTATTTTTTCTGCCCGTTTTGTGGAAATAAGATATAAGTTTTACCGTGCAATTCCAATAAAGCATGTTTCGGTTTGCCTTATCTTTGTATTGAGTTTCCCTTAAAAGAGATTAACCTTTTCAAAACTTTCACCTAACTCTGTAAAGTATCATAAAATTAATACGTGCTGTTTTTAAAATCTTTTCGTATTATATTTAATGCGATAAAGATTTTTTTGTTTTTACCGCCTGAATCGTGCAGGCATTAAATTGAATACTGCCTTTATAAACATTATTTTTACGAATTAATTAACATTTAGATATAATCCGTTATTAATTCTGCATATCATACAATATAACTTTATGCCATAAAAACTCACTTGATTTTTTCTTTTATTTGATTTAGGCTTATATTTGTTCGAATGTAAAATATATATAGGATATGAGGGGTATAGTATGAATATTAAGCTTGAACGAGTAAAAGTGAAACCGTTTATAGATATAACTGAGCAGTTTAATTGGTACGACCTTATCTATATTGCTTTTTTTATGGCTGCCATACTTTGCAAAGCCGTGTTTATGCAATTCCAAATGCATATTAGCTTTAGGCCACTTTTTTCTAAAATCAATATATTTATGACAATTTCCAGTGTGGGCTTTGTATTAATACTATTTGCATTTTTATTTATTTTTTATTCAAGGAATAAAGTGGCATTTTTAATTGCTAACATTGTTTTATCGGTGCTTTTTTTCTCGGATGCAATG
It includes:
- a CDS encoding Rne/Rng family ribonuclease, which encodes MVSEIIVDVGLIEKRVALLEDKELVEIFIERNDSERLVGNIYRGIVRDVLPGMQAAFIDIGYDKNAFLYVGDAVSQKEFSEDEEDLYTDVKSYHIEEILRPGQEITVQVIKEPIGTKGPRVTTHITLPGRQLVLLPNADYIGISRRIEDEEERAKLKKIAEKIKPKNMGLIVRTVSEGKREEDFKNDINFLVKLWEKIKKSEQSGPVPRCIHRDLNIIYRAVRDMFTWNIDKFIINDRQEYYKVLELVEMTSPALKLRVEYFNKNIDLYQYYQIDSMIEKALAKKVWLKCGGYIIIERTEALTVIDVNTGKYVGNNNLEETVLRTNLDAAKEIAKQLRLRDIGGIIIIIDFIDMHEPEHQKLIIETLKQALKKDRTKTTVVGMTGLGLIEMTRKKVREGLASIMLCDCPVCEGSGKILSPESVARNVEKEINRYLTETIANAIQVEVHPTVARVLLGENGDNIKRIESTFNKKIVIKESDEVNSQEIKIKEIDIDSLL
- the rplU gene encoding 50S ribosomal protein L21; amino-acid sequence: MYAIIETGGKQYKVQEGEVLFIEKLAQEEGSSVTFDKVVAVSSGDKVEFGAPYVSGAKVQAKVLNHGKDKKIIVFKYKPKKGYRRKQGHRQPYTKVQIEKINA
- a CDS encoding ribosomal-processing cysteine protease Prp, whose product is MITVNIVRDKSGFIWQYIVDGHAGYDEAGKDIICAAVTAVAYTGINALMELAGIKSYGLENGYMICSVPTDISPELKEKVSIILETVAVGFKQLELSYGDYVTVLDEEV
- the rpmA gene encoding 50S ribosomal protein L27 — translated: MIKVDLQLFAHKKGVGSSRNGRDSESKRLGVKKGDGQPVLAGNIIVRQRGTKIHPGLNVGRGSDDTLFALVDGKVKFSRLGKDRKQVSVIPV
- the obgE gene encoding GTPase ObgE: MFIDSARIYIKAGDGGNGAVSFHREKYIAKGGPDGGDGGKGGDVIFVADEGLRTLQDFRYKRKYIAESGENGGSSNCSGRSGEDLIIKVPVGTIIKEETTGRIIADLVTPGQKVVVAKGGKGGAGNQHFATPTRQVPNFAKSGEPGEEFYAVLELKLLADVGLIGYPNVGKSTILSMVSAARPKIANYHFTTIDPNLGVVRVDEGKSFVMADIPGLIEGAHEGVGLGHKFLKHVERTRMLIHVVDISGSEGRDPIRDFEIINDELKKYSEKLFERLQVIAANKIDITGAEENLEIFTKEMNARGYEVFPISAATGQGLKELIYYVSQKLDELPNTVLTDDTAEEVVYTAEEEEPFKVYRENDVYVVEGNWVRKLVNSTNFDDYESLQYFQRAIRRKGVVEALENLGINEGDTVRMYDLEFEYFR
- the yhbY gene encoding ribosome assembly RNA-binding protein YhbY, producing the protein MLTGKQRSYLRSLANNIEPIFQVGKGGINENMVKQFNEALEARELIKVSVLKNSADDIRTICNEAAELTGSEIVQVIGNKFVLYKESKENKVLELP
- a CDS encoding DUF4364 family protein gives rise to the protein MSALKNKELAENKLILLYIIDMAKMPISNLQITKIILENQFMNYFIFQQFLNELCELEYLSAEVKDNKTFYTITPAGKQILDYFINHIPIGIKNNIDRSITEIRKRIKNETLVRAEYKPESENEFIVKCQVHEDNFSLIDLEISVGTKSDCNTICENWKKYSHQIYEEILASLMKKRD
- a CDS encoding 4Fe-4S double cluster binding domain-containing protein — translated: MEFVKELEMNLKQNGATLVGYSNVYENLPENLKELKFAITIVVRLSDFIIDEITDKPTYTYFHHYRAVNALIDQITLRGMLLIQDKGYKALAVPASQTVNDVKDKYSGIFPHKTAAVKAGLGWIGKSGLFISSQYGPRVRLGTILTDMEIACNNAVIPSQCGDCSKCVESCPAMALSGKSWVQGCDRSDIVDAKACSDYMNLNFKHIGRGSVCGICMKICPWHVSKK
- a CDS encoding response regulator, which translates into the protein MKRVLLINDSKLENAIMKDMLSSINYEVSTTDEYHAIKAVQDFCPDYIITNYIMKEINGDQLAAVIKVQYPNVKCIISSSNPIDIGNFDRKKINAVIKTPIDRNELKRVLENVSNENAAKQVDSEAIESNKHCNKCGKLLDFNFGTYFFCPFCGNKI